Proteins encoded in a region of the Sander lucioperca isolate FBNREF2018 chromosome 4, SLUC_FBN_1.2, whole genome shotgun sequence genome:
- the apela gene encoding apelin receptor early endogenous ligand, whose amino-acid sequence MRVFNLLYLLLLLVVVVASVSSAPVSTGRPDFLYLRRKYHRHHYCPHRRCMPLHSRVPFP is encoded by the exons ATGAGGGTTTTCAACCTGCTCTACCTGCTCCTGCTGCTCGTAGTCGTTGTAGCATCAGTCTCCTCCGCACCAGTCTCCACCGGCAGACCAG ATTTCCTCTACCTAAGGAGAAAATACCACAGACACCACTACTGCCCCCACAGAAGATGCATGCCTCTCCACTCCAGAGTACCCTTCCCCTAA